From Streptomyces zhihengii, the proteins below share one genomic window:
- a CDS encoding SUKH-4 family immunity protein, translating to MTTSAVTVPADELHPSIVHPPTLRLLTGAGLPARHALMRFVPLAESGGVPVPALLAPGADVGKLDPHVAGLLLVGHLRADGEDTLEIVLDGATGRVFTLYLFEDSPQLLEALPLAPSLGALARFLAETDDFAARRGRFASLAGRAGADAVAEAGRLLLAAFDDADWDGEDWGEAGARDEWEHALPAYWRIAATVRPLGLIAAPGDGLRLALPPGLLDEEFGAADIRRFAPSALPAALTHEPTRRFLTEVGLPRTELMFGLWGDEDVLRTLAESEAARHDGDGDEDRPIPPGADGLVTLGSLVHDMEVVIDGGTGLLSWREYGGATTTPVNADVSTLAFTLWMYSREQELDQEHGFTSDFYEPLAAAMVEVLASADPVACLPAEHEDDYRYWPEVFHDEAGGVL from the coding sequence ATGACCACTTCGGCCGTCACCGTGCCCGCCGACGAGCTGCACCCGTCGATCGTCCATCCGCCGACGCTGCGTCTGCTCACGGGGGCGGGGCTGCCCGCGCGGCACGCGCTGATGCGTTTCGTGCCGCTCGCCGAGTCGGGCGGTGTGCCGGTGCCGGCCCTGCTGGCGCCCGGGGCCGACGTGGGGAAGCTGGATCCGCACGTCGCCGGACTGCTGCTCGTCGGGCACCTCCGGGCGGACGGCGAGGACACTCTGGAGATCGTGCTCGACGGGGCCACCGGGCGGGTGTTCACCCTGTATCTCTTCGAGGACTCGCCCCAGTTGCTGGAGGCCCTCCCCCTGGCGCCGTCGCTCGGCGCGCTGGCCCGCTTCCTCGCGGAGACGGACGACTTCGCGGCACGGCGCGGGCGCTTCGCCTCACTGGCGGGCCGGGCGGGGGCGGACGCGGTGGCGGAGGCCGGGCGCCTGCTGCTGGCCGCCTTCGACGACGCCGACTGGGACGGCGAGGACTGGGGCGAGGCCGGTGCGCGGGACGAGTGGGAGCACGCCCTGCCCGCGTACTGGCGGATCGCGGCCACCGTCCGGCCGCTCGGGCTGATCGCCGCCCCGGGCGACGGGCTGCGGCTCGCGCTCCCGCCGGGCCTGCTCGACGAGGAGTTCGGCGCCGCCGACATCCGGCGCTTCGCTCCGTCCGCGCTGCCTGCCGCACTGACCCACGAACCGACCAGGCGCTTCCTCACCGAGGTCGGACTGCCGCGTACGGAGCTGATGTTCGGCCTCTGGGGAGACGAGGACGTGCTGCGCACCCTCGCCGAGAGCGAGGCCGCCCGGCACGACGGCGACGGCGACGAGGACCGGCCGATACCGCCCGGCGCCGACGGGCTGGTGACGCTGGGCAGCCTGGTGCACGACATGGAGGTCGTCATCGACGGCGGCACCGGCCTGCTGTCCTGGCGCGAGTACGGCGGCGCCACGACCACCCCGGTCAACGCCGACGTCTCCACCCTGGCCTTCACCCTCTGGATGTACAGCCGGGAGCAGGAGCTCGACCAGGAGCACGGTTTCACCTCCGACTTCTACGAGCCGCTCGCGGCCGCCATGGTCGAGGTGCTCGCCTCGGCCGACCCGGTCGCCTGCCTGCCGGCCGAGCACGAGGACGACTACCGCTACTGGCCGGAGGTGTTCCACGACGAGGCGGGCGGGGTGCTCTGA
- a CDS encoding ABC transporter permease: MPTAPAPAALVPAGEPRPRFLDLLAAEWLKLWSLRSTAWSLAAAALAVLAFNAGTSWDTRRYWNTEDASYADRFVAEGMPLLHAFTTNAGTLMMLFAGAFGALAVTGEYSSGLIRTTFAAVPARRSVMAARTAVVAAVATVFGALVAGVSFAVTQAILGTRGAGVPLDHPGALRVVAASALLAPVAAIAGVAIGALVRHGPGAVVGCVVVLLLLPLLLTDDRHLSAVLGHALPYRAWLRLTDIPYGPEGLVHPWSAAGAWTVYALWALAAAAVAVTAVHRRDQ; this comes from the coding sequence ATGCCGACCGCGCCGGCGCCCGCCGCCCTCGTCCCCGCGGGTGAGCCCCGGCCGCGCTTCCTCGACCTGCTGGCCGCCGAGTGGCTCAAGCTGTGGTCCCTGCGCTCGACGGCCTGGAGCCTGGCGGCCGCCGCGCTGGCCGTCCTCGCCTTCAACGCGGGCACCTCCTGGGACACCCGCCGCTACTGGAACACGGAGGACGCCTCCTACGCCGACCGGTTCGTCGCGGAAGGCATGCCGCTGCTGCACGCCTTCACCACCAACGCGGGCACGCTGATGATGCTCTTCGCGGGCGCCTTCGGTGCGCTCGCCGTCACCGGCGAGTACAGCAGCGGGCTGATCCGCACCACCTTCGCCGCCGTCCCCGCGCGCCGGTCCGTCATGGCCGCCAGGACGGCCGTGGTCGCGGCCGTGGCGACGGTCTTCGGCGCGCTGGTGGCCGGGGTGTCGTTCGCCGTGACCCAGGCGATCCTCGGCACCCGGGGCGCGGGGGTACCGCTCGACCACCCGGGCGCGCTGCGGGTGGTGGCCGCCTCCGCGCTGCTGGCTCCGGTGGCCGCGATCGCCGGCGTCGCGATAGGGGCCCTGGTACGCCACGGACCGGGGGCGGTGGTGGGCTGTGTGGTCGTCCTGCTGCTGCTTCCGCTCCTCCTCACCGACGACCGCCATCTCTCGGCCGTCCTCGGGCACGCGCTGCCGTACCGGGCGTGGCTGCGGCTGACGGACATCCCCTACGGCCCGGAGGGGCTGGTCCACCCGTGGTCGGCGGCCGGGGCCTGGACGGTCTACGCCCTGTGGGCCCTCGCCGCCGCGGCGGTGGCCGTCACCGCGGTGCACCGCCGCGACCAGTGA
- a CDS encoding ABC transporter ATP-binding protein — protein sequence MIEVKELTKRYGRTTAVKDLTFTVRPGRVTGFLGPNGAGKSTTLRMMLGLHTPTSGTVTVGGRPFRDRPRGLRHVGALLDAGEVHRGRRATAHLAALARSNRIPRARVAEVLDQVGLTGAARRRIGGYSLGMRQRLGIAGALLGDPPVLLFDEPLNGLDPEGVKWVRGLFRGLAEQGRTVLVSSHLMSEMEHTADDLVVIGRGELIAAESLSAFAARGGGAGSVIVRTPDGARLTALLTADGAAVRADGDRLTVTGADAGRVAALALDHRILLSEITTRTASLEDAFMRLTADSVEFAAGEDR from the coding sequence ATGATCGAGGTCAAGGAACTGACGAAGCGTTACGGCCGCACGACGGCGGTGAAGGACCTGACGTTCACCGTGCGCCCGGGGCGGGTGACGGGATTCCTCGGGCCGAACGGGGCGGGGAAGAGCACCACGCTGCGGATGATGCTGGGACTGCACACCCCCACGAGCGGCACCGTGACCGTCGGGGGCCGGCCGTTCCGGGACAGGCCGCGCGGACTGCGGCACGTCGGGGCCCTGCTCGACGCGGGAGAGGTCCACCGGGGCCGCCGCGCCACGGCCCATCTGGCGGCGCTGGCCCGCTCCAACCGCATCCCGCGCGCCAGGGTCGCCGAGGTGCTCGACCAGGTGGGCCTCACCGGCGCGGCACGCCGCCGGATCGGCGGCTACTCCCTGGGGATGCGCCAGCGGCTGGGCATCGCGGGAGCGCTGCTCGGCGACCCGCCGGTGCTGCTCTTCGACGAGCCGCTCAACGGCCTCGACCCCGAGGGTGTGAAGTGGGTGCGGGGGTTGTTCCGGGGGCTGGCCGAGCAGGGGCGGACCGTGCTGGTCTCCAGTCATCTGATGTCCGAGATGGAGCACACCGCCGACGACCTCGTCGTCATCGGCCGCGGTGAACTGATCGCCGCGGAGAGCCTCTCCGCCTTCGCCGCCCGGGGCGGCGGGGCCGGGAGCGTCATCGTCCGGACGCCGGACGGCGCACGGCTCACCGCCCTGCTCACCGCCGACGGGGCCGCCGTCCGCGCGGACGGCGACCGCCTCACCGTCACGGGCGCCGACGCCGGCCGTGTCGCCGCGCTCGCCCTCGACCACCGGATCCTGCTCAGCGAGATCACCACCCGCACCGCCTCACTGGAGGACGCCTTCATGCGACTGACCGCCGACAGCGTCGAATTCGCCGCGGGGGAGGACCGGTGA
- a CDS encoding histidine kinase, translating into MSATQPPSSQDDPPPGRSWRNAPPWVWTVLAWCAGLVFTFLIRVRLPGEDAPPVLAGVLFYRWDGITQLVLATALTVAGARWLDRSPLGGLGLLLGASVIATMPLSVGEIPLAQFLAVDVALYTVAASRPRRTGAVAVALALGVLAGYLAFRWLAGWTTGTSAELAVALTAVVAWLTGDSAHRSRLHSEELRARSTAQAVSDERLRIARELHDMVAHSIGIVALQAGAARRVIDTQPERAREALGEVEATSRETLAGLRRMLGALREADRGGDPAREGAAGTPGLDEVDRLAATTTAAGVRVEVRRVGGRRPLPREIDLSAYRIVQESVTNVVRHASTGACRVTLEQREDALSIEVADEGRGGVPSDTGYGLLGMRERVGLLRGEFSAGPRPGGGFLVRARLPLPEPAPATDAARLPETAPATDPAPPTEPARAVTAPRPTETAR; encoded by the coding sequence ATGTCCGCGACACAGCCCCCCTCCTCTCAGGACGACCCGCCGCCCGGACGGTCGTGGCGCAACGCGCCGCCGTGGGTGTGGACGGTGCTCGCCTGGTGCGCGGGGCTGGTGTTCACCTTTCTCATCCGGGTGCGCCTGCCGGGAGAGGACGCGCCGCCGGTCCTGGCGGGCGTGCTGTTCTACCGGTGGGACGGCATCACCCAACTGGTGCTCGCCACCGCGCTGACCGTGGCGGGGGCGCGGTGGCTGGACCGCTCGCCGCTGGGCGGATTGGGTCTGCTGCTGGGCGCCTCCGTCATCGCCACGATGCCGCTGAGCGTCGGGGAGATCCCGCTGGCCCAGTTCCTGGCCGTCGACGTCGCCCTGTACACCGTCGCGGCCTCGCGTCCGCGCCGCACCGGGGCGGTGGCCGTCGCCCTGGCACTCGGGGTGCTGGCCGGCTATCTGGCCTTCCGGTGGCTGGCCGGCTGGACCACCGGCACCTCGGCCGAGCTCGCGGTGGCGCTGACGGCCGTGGTCGCCTGGCTGACGGGCGACTCGGCGCACCGGTCCCGCCTCCATTCCGAGGAGCTCCGGGCGCGGAGCACGGCCCAGGCGGTCAGCGACGAACGTCTGCGGATCGCCCGGGAGTTGCACGACATGGTGGCGCACAGCATCGGGATCGTCGCCCTCCAGGCGGGAGCGGCCCGGCGGGTCATCGACACCCAGCCGGAACGGGCCCGCGAGGCGCTCGGCGAGGTGGAGGCCACCAGCCGGGAGACGCTGGCCGGGCTGCGCCGGATGCTCGGCGCGCTCCGCGAGGCCGACCGCGGCGGGGACCCGGCGCGGGAGGGGGCCGCCGGTACGCCGGGGCTCGACGAGGTGGACCGGCTGGCGGCGACGACCACCGCGGCGGGGGTGCGGGTGGAGGTGCGCCGGGTGGGCGGACGGCGGCCGCTGCCGCGGGAGATCGACCTGTCGGCGTACCGCATCGTGCAGGAGTCGGTCACCAATGTGGTCCGCCACGCCTCGACCGGCGCGTGCCGGGTGACGCTGGAGCAGCGGGAGGACGCCCTGTCGATCGAGGTCGCCGACGAGGGGCGGGGCGGGGTGCCGTCGGACACCGGCTACGGGCTGCTGGGCATGCGGGAGCGGGTCGGACTGCTGCGCGGCGAGTTCTCCGCGGGCCCCCGCCCCGGCGGCGGATTCCTCGTCCGGGCCCGGCTGCCCCTCCCGGAGCCCGCACCCGCGACGGACGCCGCCCGACTCCCCGAGACCGCACCTGCGACGGACCCCGCCCCGCCCACGGAGCCCGCCCGCGCCGTCACGGCGCCCCGTCCCACGGAGACCGCCCGATGA
- a CDS encoding response regulator produces MTTPGGTEPVAARSAGAAEPRRRPGGEPPGGASPEGAQPAPAGTGAPAVRVVLADDQPLVRAALQMVITDAPGIEVAGEAGNGAEAVALAESLRPDVVVMDIRMPVLDGIEATRRITGRPGGPHVIVLTTFDDDEVVYGALRAGAAGFLVKDMALDDILAAVRLVAAGEGLIAPGVTRRLIREFARRPGPAPGPGRELSVITDREREVLTLVGSGLSNTEIAERLVISVATAKTYVTRLLSKLGARDRVQLVIIAYETGLVSATG; encoded by the coding sequence ATGACGACACCCGGCGGCACGGAGCCGGTCGCCGCCCGGAGCGCCGGGGCCGCGGAACCGCGCCGCCGGCCAGGCGGCGAACCGCCCGGCGGCGCCTCCCCCGAGGGCGCGCAGCCCGCGCCCGCCGGCACGGGCGCTCCGGCGGTCCGGGTGGTGCTCGCCGACGACCAGCCGCTGGTGCGCGCCGCGCTGCAGATGGTGATCACCGACGCCCCGGGCATCGAGGTGGCCGGGGAGGCGGGCAACGGCGCGGAGGCCGTCGCGCTCGCCGAGAGCCTGCGGCCGGACGTCGTCGTGATGGACATCAGGATGCCCGTGCTGGACGGGATCGAGGCGACGCGCCGGATCACCGGCCGGCCCGGCGGTCCCCATGTCATCGTGCTGACCACGTTCGACGACGACGAGGTCGTCTACGGCGCGCTGCGGGCGGGTGCCGCGGGCTTCCTGGTGAAGGACATGGCCCTGGACGACATCCTCGCGGCGGTGCGGCTCGTCGCGGCGGGCGAGGGGCTGATCGCGCCGGGCGTGACCCGCCGTCTGATCAGGGAGTTCGCGCGCCGCCCGGGACCGGCCCCCGGGCCCGGCCGGGAGCTGTCGGTCATCACCGACCGCGAGCGCGAGGTGCTGACACTGGTCGGGAGCGGCCTGTCGAACACCGAGATCGCCGAGCGCCTCGTGATCAGCGTCGCCACCGCCAAGACGTATGTCACCCGTCTGCTCTCCAAGCTCGGCGCCCGCGACCGGGTCCAGCTCGTGATCATCGCCTACGAGACCGGCCTGGTGTCCGCCACCGGCTGA
- a CDS encoding NlpC/P60 family protein: protein MTTTSRRGLLAAFTASAAALPLGALAAPSARAAAAAPGAAPAAAPAGGLATPRSSVTTAPLDASWFTRQTLGAALTATVLPGTPARTEVTSGGRRVAMLTHGARTVVLPGPGRTFTENKKPFADDFGRTLPDPSLPEADRQYWGSSPGGGSWSTLGPAASDYAVVPGTGLITLTTDYASRHATLRDDRIGDVDVRSTASFDKVPTGQACSYALSFGYQDTRNSYRARLSFLTSGAVELRVEKEVADTVTQLVPAQTLATGVPAGTPWTVRVRREGERIRVKAWRAAGAEPAAWAVDTTDPTFLRGRVGLRALANDGCTALPVTLAVSRFQVDAATWDAPPSVTHGGWVRVLPEPFDGTWTAALEETVRGWAGSTAPDVLAFAAMFLAGAPAVVGGTGQAAGRQVLGESGYGYLDARGNRYEGADFHEYMGIGWTFPDGTRTGPSTRQTGNLDCSGYTRMVFGHHLGVPLAAGEDTSGTRLPRKSRDMAVYAPGVRVDRTDGSAPPAADRLQPGDLVLFNADSGDDGTSATVDHVGIYLGRDTAGGRRFLSSRKTGNGPTMADLGGASLLDGTGTYARTLHTVHRL from the coding sequence ATGACCACCACCTCCCGGCGCGGCCTGCTGGCCGCCTTCACCGCCTCGGCCGCCGCGCTCCCGCTCGGCGCCCTGGCGGCGCCTTCGGCACGGGCCGCCGCAGCGGCCCCCGGCGCGGCTCCGGCCGCGGCCCCGGCCGGGGGCCTCGCGACCCCCCGTTCCTCGGTGACGACCGCCCCGCTGGACGCCTCCTGGTTCACCCGTCAGACGCTGGGCGCGGCCCTGACCGCCACGGTGCTGCCCGGGACACCGGCCCGCACCGAGGTGACCTCGGGCGGCCGGCGGGTCGCGATGCTGACGCACGGGGCCCGCACGGTCGTGCTGCCCGGCCCCGGGCGGACGTTCACCGAGAACAAGAAGCCCTTCGCGGACGACTTCGGGCGCACCCTGCCGGACCCGTCGCTGCCGGAGGCCGACCGGCAGTACTGGGGTTCCTCCCCCGGCGGCGGGAGCTGGTCCACGCTCGGGCCCGCGGCGAGCGACTACGCGGTGGTCCCGGGCACCGGTCTGATCACGCTGACCACCGACTACGCCAGCCGGCACGCCACCCTGCGCGACGACCGGATCGGCGACGTCGACGTCCGGTCCACGGCGTCGTTCGACAAGGTGCCCACCGGACAGGCGTGTTCGTACGCGCTGTCCTTCGGCTACCAGGACACCCGCAACAGCTACCGCGCGCGGCTGTCGTTCCTGACCTCGGGCGCCGTGGAACTGCGCGTCGAGAAGGAGGTCGCCGACACGGTGACCCAGCTCGTGCCCGCGCAGACGCTCGCGACGGGTGTGCCGGCGGGCACGCCGTGGACGGTCCGGGTGCGCCGCGAGGGCGAGCGCATCCGGGTGAAGGCGTGGCGGGCGGCGGGGGCCGAGCCCGCGGCGTGGGCCGTGGACACCACCGACCCCACGTTCCTCCGGGGCCGGGTCGGGCTGCGCGCGCTGGCCAACGACGGCTGCACCGCGCTGCCGGTCACCCTGGCGGTCAGCCGGTTCCAGGTGGACGCCGCGACCTGGGACGCCCCGCCCTCGGTGACCCACGGCGGCTGGGTGCGGGTGCTGCCGGAGCCCTTCGACGGGACGTGGACGGCCGCGCTGGAGGAGACGGTGCGGGGCTGGGCCGGCTCGACCGCCCCCGATGTGCTCGCCTTCGCCGCGATGTTCCTGGCCGGCGCCCCCGCGGTGGTCGGCGGCACCGGGCAGGCGGCGGGGCGGCAGGTTCTCGGCGAGTCCGGCTACGGCTACCTGGACGCGCGGGGCAACCGCTACGAGGGGGCCGACTTTCACGAGTACATGGGGATCGGCTGGACGTTCCCCGACGGCACCCGGACCGGGCCGTCCACGCGCCAGACGGGGAACCTGGACTGCTCGGGCTACACCCGGATGGTCTTCGGCCATCACCTGGGCGTGCCGCTGGCCGCCGGGGAGGACACCTCGGGCACCCGGCTGCCGCGCAAATCGCGTGACATGGCCGTGTACGCGCCCGGGGTGCGCGTCGACCGCACCGACGGCTCGGCGCCCCCGGCCGCGGACCGGCTCCAGCCCGGTGACCTGGTGCTCTTCAACGCGGACTCGGGTGACGACGGCACATCGGCGACGGTCGACCATGTCGGTATCTACCTGGGCAGGGACACGGCCGGCGGCCGCCGCTTCCTCTCCAGCCGCAAGACGGGCAACGGGCCCACCATGGCCGATCTGGGCGGCGCCTCGCTGCTGGACGGCACCGGCACCTACGCCAGGACGCTGCACACCGTGCACCGCCTCTGA
- the msrB gene encoding peptide-methionine (R)-S-oxide reductase MsrB, whose protein sequence is MAYEIEKPDEQWRAELNPAEYAVLRQAGTEPAFVGEYTDTKTAGTYSCRACGAELFRSDTKFESHCGWPSFYDPKDTDAVELVEDRTHGMVRTEVRCARCGSHLGHVFAGEGYQTPTDQRYCINSISLTLDPDRA, encoded by the coding sequence ATGGCGTACGAGATCGAGAAGCCCGACGAGCAGTGGCGGGCCGAGCTGAACCCCGCGGAGTACGCCGTGCTCCGCCAGGCCGGCACCGAGCCCGCCTTCGTCGGCGAGTACACCGACACCAAGACCGCCGGCACCTACTCCTGCCGGGCCTGCGGGGCGGAGCTGTTCCGCTCCGACACCAAGTTCGAGTCGCACTGCGGCTGGCCGTCCTTCTACGACCCGAAGGACACCGACGCGGTCGAACTGGTCGAGGACCGCACCCACGGCATGGTCCGCACCGAGGTCCGGTGCGCCCGCTGCGGGTCGCACCTCGGCCACGTCTTCGCGGGCGAGGGCTACCAGACCCCGACCGACCAGCGGTACTGCATCAACTCGATCTCGCTCACGCTGGACCCGGACCGGGCCTGA
- the murC gene encoding UDP-N-acetylmuramate--L-alanine ligase, with protein sequence MAPAVPSAMERPHFIGIGGAGMSGIAKILAQRGAKVAGSDAKESATAESLRALGATVHIGHAAAHLADDASCVVVSSAIRADNPELVRAAELSVPVVHRSDALASLMTGLRSIAVAGTHGKTTTTSMLAVALTHLGLDPSYAIGGDLEGPGTNARHGEGDIFVAEADESDRSFHKYDPDVAIVLNAELDHHANYASMDEIFASFETFVGKIVPGGTLVVCADQQGAVELTRRVRGLPSLRVVTYGEHEDADVRVHKITPRGLTSEVTVLLDGRFLTFTVSVPGRHYALNAVAALAAGVALGIPAHNLASAIGSYTGVKRRLQLKGEAAGVQVIDSYAHHPTEMTADLEAMRSAADGSRLLVVFQPHLFSRTQELGKEMGQALALADESVVLDIYPAREDPIPGVTSELIIDAANAAGARVRAVHDKETVPEVVAGMAKPGDLVLTMGAGDVTDLGPAVLARLAQ encoded by the coding sequence ATGGCACCCGCCGTCCCCAGCGCCATGGAGCGCCCGCACTTCATCGGCATCGGCGGCGCCGGAATGTCGGGCATCGCGAAGATCCTCGCCCAGCGCGGGGCCAAGGTGGCGGGCAGCGACGCCAAGGAGTCCGCCACCGCCGAGTCGCTGCGCGCGCTCGGCGCCACCGTCCACATCGGGCACGCCGCCGCGCACCTCGCCGACGACGCGAGCTGCGTCGTCGTCTCCAGCGCCATCCGCGCCGACAACCCGGAGCTGGTGCGCGCCGCCGAGCTGTCCGTGCCGGTCGTCCACCGCTCCGACGCGCTCGCCTCCCTGATGACCGGGCTGCGTTCCATCGCCGTCGCCGGCACCCACGGCAAGACGACGACCACCTCCATGCTCGCCGTCGCCCTGACCCACCTCGGCCTCGACCCGTCGTACGCGATCGGCGGCGACCTGGAGGGCCCCGGCACCAACGCCCGCCACGGCGAGGGCGACATCTTCGTCGCCGAGGCCGACGAGAGCGACCGCAGCTTCCACAAGTACGACCCGGACGTCGCGATCGTCCTCAACGCCGAACTCGACCACCACGCCAACTACGCCTCGATGGACGAGATCTTCGCGTCCTTCGAGACCTTCGTCGGCAAGATCGTCCCCGGCGGCACCCTGGTCGTCTGCGCCGACCAGCAGGGCGCCGTCGAACTGACCCGCCGGGTGCGCGGCCTGCCGTCGCTCCGGGTGGTCACCTACGGCGAGCACGAGGACGCCGACGTCCGCGTCCACAAGATCACTCCGCGGGGCCTGACCAGCGAGGTGACCGTGCTGCTCGACGGCCGGTTCCTGACCTTCACCGTCTCCGTCCCCGGCCGGCACTACGCCCTCAACGCGGTCGCCGCGCTCGCCGCCGGGGTCGCCCTCGGCATCCCGGCGCACAACCTGGCCTCCGCCATCGGCAGCTACACCGGCGTCAAGCGCCGCCTCCAGCTCAAGGGCGAGGCGGCGGGCGTCCAGGTCATCGACTCCTACGCCCACCACCCCACCGAGATGACGGCCGACCTGGAGGCGATGCGCTCCGCGGCCGACGGCTCCCGGCTGCTCGTCGTCTTCCAGCCGCACCTCTTCTCGCGCACCCAGGAACTCGGCAAGGAGATGGGCCAGGCCCTCGCCCTCGCCGACGAGTCCGTGGTCCTCGACATCTACCCGGCCCGTGAGGACCCGATCCCGGGCGTCACCAGCGAGCTGATCATCGACGCGGCGAACGCGGCCGGCGCCCGGGTGCGGGCCGTCCACGACAAGGAGACCGTCCCCGAGGTCGTCGCGGGAATGGCGAAGCCCGGTGATCTCGTTCTGACCATGGGCGCCGGCGATGTCACGGACCTCGGCCCGGCCGTCCTCGCCCGGCTGGCCCAGTGA
- a CDS encoding indole-3-glycerol phosphate synthase, which translates to MFTSVLMIEKPLTGEDVEFLTTLHGDEDVSFVVLMQPRGDQADVLLRAIDDLALGELKEAVREGDEPEGDEAKAPAERGLAVSLAALHAAGCEATGQVVEDHPLARLKDMVAEADADEVIVLTEPHYVEEFFHRDWASRARHKVGVPVLKLFAHSE; encoded by the coding sequence GTGTTCACAAGCGTACTGATGATCGAGAAGCCCCTTACCGGCGAAGACGTGGAGTTCCTCACCACCCTGCACGGCGACGAGGACGTGTCGTTCGTGGTCCTGATGCAGCCCCGGGGAGACCAGGCGGACGTCCTGCTGCGCGCCATCGACGACCTCGCCCTGGGCGAGCTGAAGGAGGCCGTGCGCGAGGGGGACGAACCGGAGGGCGACGAGGCGAAGGCCCCCGCCGAGCGCGGACTCGCCGTCTCGCTGGCCGCCCTGCACGCCGCGGGCTGCGAGGCCACCGGCCAGGTCGTCGAGGACCACCCGCTCGCCCGGCTGAAGGACATGGTCGCCGAGGCGGACGCCGACGAGGTCATCGTGCTGACCGAGCCGCACTACGTGGAGGAGTTCTTCCACCGCGACTGGGCCTCCCGCGCCCGACACAAGGTCGGCGTCCCGGTGCTCAAGCTCTTCGCCCACAGCGAGTGA
- a CDS encoding pyrimidine reductase family protein produces MRRLFPVTDQTSAAGDREDREWSLDELAEAYAYPGGEAVWLRANMVSSLDGAAQHDGRSQAISSDADMRIFGTLRGLADAVVVGAQTVRTEGYRPARAREAFAARRAAAGQGPAPAIAVVSASLDLDFSLPLFTGPLVPTLVLTGAAAPPERVAAAQRAGAEVVVAGDGPGVDPRQAVRELAGRGLVRLLTEGGPRLLGQFAAAGVLDELCLTVSPAMTAGEAQRIAWGPALADPSRFALASVLEDAGFLFTRYRRAPGPSA; encoded by the coding sequence ATGCGACGCCTGTTCCCTGTGACCGACCAGACATCCGCCGCCGGTGACCGCGAGGACCGGGAGTGGTCCCTGGACGAGCTGGCCGAGGCGTACGCGTACCCCGGCGGCGAGGCGGTGTGGCTGCGCGCCAACATGGTCTCCTCGCTCGACGGCGCGGCCCAGCACGACGGCCGCTCGCAGGCCATCTCGTCCGACGCCGACATGCGGATCTTCGGCACCCTGCGGGGCCTCGCCGACGCGGTCGTGGTGGGCGCGCAGACGGTGCGGACCGAGGGCTACCGCCCCGCGCGCGCCCGGGAGGCCTTCGCCGCCCGCCGTGCCGCGGCCGGGCAGGGGCCCGCGCCGGCGATCGCGGTCGTCAGCGCCTCCCTGGACCTGGACTTCTCGCTGCCGCTGTTCACCGGGCCGCTGGTGCCGACGCTGGTGCTGACGGGAGCCGCGGCCCCGCCGGAGCGGGTCGCGGCGGCTCAGCGGGCCGGGGCCGAGGTGGTGGTGGCCGGCGACGGCCCCGGCGTGGACCCGCGGCAGGCCGTGCGGGAGCTCGCCGGACGCGGTCTGGTGCGGCTGCTCACCGAGGGCGGCCCCAGGCTGCTGGGCCAGTTCGCGGCGGCCGGCGTGCTCGACGAGCTCTGTCTGACCGTCTCGCCGGCGATGACCGCGGGGGAGGCCCAGCGGATCGCCTGGGGGCCGGCCCTCGCGGACCCGTCGCGCTTCGCGCTGGCGTCGGTGCTGGAGGACGCGGGCTTCCTGTTCACCCGCTACCGCCGGGCCCCCGGGCCGTCCGCCTGA